The window TTCAGAAGAATCCTCAAAGCATATCACCTAGTCGGTCAAGATTTAAACCGCTTAGGGACTATTAAATTCATGGATTACGTCAAGCTCATGGAGGAGGAACTCAACGCAAACTACAGGGTTAAAGCCGACATACAGCTAGAGGAAGCTTACGTAACGGGGGCTGGCGACTCCTATGCTGTATCTCTTACCATTCAAGAGAAGACAGGAGGTAGGTTTAGAGCGGTTGATCCATACGACGCCATCAATTACAGGATAGACAAGCCATTAGTAGTCGTCTCCGTGTCAGGGAGGCCGAAGAGCAATGTCATTCTAGCAAAAAGGCTCAGGGGAAAGGTGAAGGTAATAGCAGTCACCTCTAACTTGGACAGCGAGCTGGCCAAAGTTGCCGACCACGTTGTGCATTTGCCCTACAAGCCAAAGGCTACGTTGCCCGGAACGCTTTCCTTCCTAATGTCCCTAAGTGCAGTCTACTCAATCGCAAACGCTGAAGAAGATAAGGGACAAGGGGACGAAGTACCTCTTAGTCACCCGTTCTTTGTGGGAAAAGGGGAGAACTTCGGAATCGCCTACTTCGCCTACCTTAAGATGGCGGAGGTCTTCGGGGAGAGGTCTGGGTACGAGAGGCTGGAACAGTTCTGTCACTCTCCCATATTTTCCTCAAGGGGTTCCACACTCGTGCTCTTAACCTCGGGGGACGAAAGGGAGAGGGAACTGGCAAACTTGATAGATTTCACCGGCGTCTACTCTACCCGTTGCAAGGGGGCCTTCTGCAACGCCAAGGCAATAATAAGGTCTGTGGTCTCAGAAATGAAGAAGAGGAACTGGAACAGAGTGTACTTTACCGAGGACTCAAAAATATTAGCCATTAGTTCGAGAATGATATATGATGAAGGAGCTAGACCTTAGTCAACAATCTGGAGGCTGTGGTTCCAATAGCACGTCAGTTAGGCTTATGCGTTTCTGGCTAGAGAGCGGGGGTAATCAGACAGTTAAGATCATAGCTCAACAGGGAGTTCAAGCAGACGAAGTAGAGATGTGGGCTACAGTAATGCAGGAGAGAGGAGTGAAGGTTCTTAAGAAGGAGTTAGTGGACGGCAAAGTAGTCTACGAAGTGTACCTGCCGTGAGACCATGAACATCTCAACAAAGGTAGCTTTTTACCTATCGTTGATTCTCTTGGCTTCATCAGCCATTGCATACGTTGTTGGAGACCCATTGACTAGGCTCCTCTCCTATCAAGGTCCAATACTGGGAGGAGGACTCCTTGGGTGGTATGTGCTAAATTCCTCTGTACCTAAAGACCAAGTGGTAGAAGTTGACGGTAGCTTGATGCCGGCAGTTTCCTACATTTTGAGGAAGAGAGCATGGGTGGCCTTTGTCGCGTTTTCAGCCCTAGTAATACCTTGGCTAACTCCTCCAGTAGCGGTTGCAGTAGAGCGGAGCATTGCTTTTTCAATTACTGCTTTCATTTCTCAACTAGTGGGGGGTTTCGTTTTAGGGTATTTCATATCCTCACTGAAGTTCATGGAGAAGGTCGTGCTCTTTAGCTTGGGCTTCGCTGGAGACATATTCTACGTCATGTTGCTTTACATATTCTCCACTTTGTTCCAAGTTTCTGAGTCAGTGTTAGTGAACGACGTCCTTGGTTTCATATACGGTATAAAGTTCACCGAAGGAATAGTGTTTGCCGTTTACGTTATAAAGAAAGTTAACGCCATATGAAAACTTATTTTTGTAACGGGGTTGATTTTGGAGTCGTGAAAGGGAAAGTATACTTAGTAGGGGCTGGACCAGGGGACCCTGAGCTGATAACGGTTAAAGGTCTTAAAATCCTGGAGATGGCTGACGTAGTTGTCTACGACAGGCTCATTCCAAGGGAGTTGTTGGCCAAGTGCAAAAAGGATGCAGAGCTCATATACGTGGGAAAGGGAGTCGGGGAGTCAGAAACCCAGAGCGAGATCAATGAGATCTTAGT of the Candidatus Aramenus sp. CH1 genome contains:
- a CDS encoding SIS domain-containing protein — encoded protein: MDYVKLMEEELNANYRVKADIQLEEAYVTGAGDSYAVSLTIQEKTGGRFRAVDPYDAINYRIDKPLVVVSVSGRPKSNVILAKRLRGKVKVIAVTSNLDSELAKVADHVVHLPYKPKATLPGTLSFLMSLSAVYSIANAEEDKGQGDEVPLSHPFFVGKGENFGIAYFAYLKMAEVFGERSGYERLEQFCHSPIFSSRGSTLVLLTSGDERERELANLIDFTGVYSTRCKGAFCNAKAIIRSVVSEMKKRNWNRVYFTEDSKILAISSRMIYDEGARP